A region of Selenomonadales bacterium 4137-cl DNA encodes the following proteins:
- a CDS encoding FtsX-like permease family protein, which translates to MLFRIIWQSLKVRYKRILLAVIAVLMGASVAAALLNVYYSLNDKVGRELKNYGANIIVTPKADALQLEIDGVNYTPVTERQYLDETEIYKIKKIFWKYNIVGFNPYLDTVVQVQGQNVTLTGTWFDREIAVPKEAFKTVEAGIKTVAPWWQVEGNSIAADDRQHVIVGAALAEKFGLKPGDNVEFTYNQQRRSMQVSGIVNTGGPEDNQIYANLAVVQELLGLPNKYSQLKVSALITPDDGLARKNPDAMTQKEYIRWYCTPYIDAITFQIDEVLKNGQAKPIQQIAQAENKFLSKMNLLMLLVTIMALMAAALGVMTTMTTTVLERRKEIGILKAIGVEIPQVALLFLSEAAAVGLVGGVAGYAAGIGLAKFIGQSVFNAQITPDIQVLPLTIGIALAVALTGSSLPVWRATRIEPVVVLRGE; encoded by the coding sequence ATGTTATTTCGCATTATCTGGCAATCGCTGAAAGTCCGCTATAAACGTATCCTGCTGGCGGTAATCGCTGTACTGATGGGGGCCTCGGTCGCCGCCGCCCTGCTGAACGTCTATTATAGCCTTAACGACAAGGTGGGGCGCGAACTGAAAAACTACGGGGCGAATATCATCGTCACCCCCAAAGCCGACGCGCTGCAGCTTGAAATCGACGGCGTAAACTATACACCGGTGACGGAACGGCAGTATCTGGACGAGACGGAGATTTACAAGATCAAAAAGATTTTCTGGAAGTACAACATCGTCGGGTTCAACCCGTACCTCGATACCGTCGTCCAGGTCCAGGGGCAGAATGTCACTTTGACCGGCACCTGGTTTGACAGGGAAATCGCCGTGCCGAAGGAGGCATTCAAAACGGTGGAGGCCGGGATCAAAACCGTCGCGCCCTGGTGGCAGGTCGAAGGGAATTCCATTGCCGCCGACGACCGCCAGCACGTCATCGTAGGGGCGGCCCTGGCCGAGAAGTTCGGCTTAAAGCCCGGTGACAATGTGGAGTTTACCTACAATCAGCAGCGCCGCAGCATGCAAGTGTCGGGCATTGTCAATACCGGCGGGCCGGAAGACAACCAGATCTATGCAAATCTGGCCGTGGTACAGGAATTGCTGGGGCTGCCGAACAAATACAGCCAGCTAAAAGTCAGCGCCCTGATCACGCCGGATGACGGACTGGCCAGGAAAAATCCCGACGCCATGACCCAGAAAGAATATATCCGCTGGTACTGTACGCCGTATATCGACGCCATCACTTTCCAGATCGACGAAGTGCTGAAAAATGGCCAGGCCAAACCCATTCAGCAAATTGCCCAGGCCGAAAATAAATTTCTGAGCAAAATGAATCTGCTCATGCTGCTGGTAACAATTATGGCACTCATGGCGGCGGCCCTCGGCGTGATGACTACGATGACGACAACCGTGCTGGAACGGCGCAAGGAGATCGGCATTCTTAAAGCCATCGGCGTGGAGATTCCCCAAGTGGCATTGCTGTTCCTGAGTGAGGCCGCCGCCGTCGGCCTGGTCGGCGGCGTTGCGGGTTACGCCGCCGGAATCGGCCTGGCCAAATTTATCGGCCAGAGTGTTTTTAACGCCCAGATTACTCCCGACATCCAGGTATTGCCGCTTACCATCGGCATCGCTCTTGCCGTGGCCCTGACTGGCAGTTCGCTGCCGGTCTGGCGGGCGACGCGCATCGAACCGGTTGTGGTGCTCCGGGGTGAATAG
- a CDS encoding ABC transporter permease: MFMRILLRSLQNRKGRVAVAIMAVAMGAAMVFALGSLSLDINDKISRELRDYGANIVMVPPVNGAGASGEPFLPESTVNALKNSEAAPYILGAVPYLYGIVEVGSQKAVVAGTDFEQVKKISPWWKMQGGWPVPGTNGSVIGVKAAAALNLGVGASYTVRQKDKAEAFTVTGIVTTGGTEDSQVFVNLPLAQSLLGRLGQVSQVQVSAQSGKQPVAAIATAIEQSVPAAKVKVVKQIAQAEGQTLGKIEWLMILVTVIILGASAIAVMSTMTTTVLERTKEIGLMKAIGAETHSIGKLFWTEAVCIALLGGLVGSVIGFGVAQLIGKTVFQTAISFRPFVLPVALCISAAVTLLASFVPVRAATGVVPAITLRGE, encoded by the coding sequence ATGTTTATGCGTATTTTGTTGCGCTCCTTGCAAAACCGCAAAGGGCGGGTTGCCGTAGCCATCATGGCTGTAGCCATGGGGGCGGCCATGGTGTTCGCCTTGGGCAGCCTTTCCCTGGATATCAATGACAAGATCAGCCGGGAATTGCGCGACTACGGGGCAAACATAGTAATGGTGCCGCCGGTCAATGGCGCCGGAGCTTCGGGCGAACCCTTTCTGCCGGAAAGCACGGTAAATGCCCTAAAAAACAGTGAAGCGGCCCCGTACATCTTGGGCGCCGTTCCGTACCTGTACGGAATCGTGGAAGTGGGAAGCCAGAAGGCGGTAGTGGCAGGCACTGATTTTGAGCAGGTCAAGAAGATAAGCCCCTGGTGGAAAATGCAGGGCGGATGGCCTGTACCCGGCACCAACGGATCGGTTATCGGCGTAAAGGCGGCCGCGGCGCTCAATCTTGGCGTCGGCGCGTCCTATACCGTCCGACAGAAAGACAAAGCGGAGGCCTTTACCGTTACCGGCATCGTGACCACCGGGGGAACGGAAGACAGCCAGGTGTTCGTCAACCTGCCGCTGGCGCAATCCCTGCTGGGGCGGCTAGGTCAGGTGAGCCAGGTGCAAGTAAGCGCCCAGTCGGGCAAGCAGCCGGTCGCTGCGATAGCCACGGCCATCGAACAAAGCGTCCCCGCCGCCAAAGTCAAAGTGGTCAAGCAAATCGCCCAGGCGGAAGGACAGACCCTGGGCAAAATCGAATGGCTGATGATTCTGGTGACCGTTATTATTTTAGGGGCGTCGGCCATCGCCGTCATGAGTACCATGACCACCACCGTACTGGAGCGGACCAAAGAGATCGGCCTGATGAAGGCCATCGGGGCTGAGACCCACAGCATCGGCAAACTGTTCTGGACAGAAGCGGTGTGTATCGCGCTGCTGGGCGGCCTGGTCGGGAGCGTCATCGGTTTCGGGGTCGCCCAACTGATCGGGAAAACGGTGTTTCAGACGGCGATTTCTTTCCGGCCTTTCGTGCTGCCTGTCGCGCTTTGCATTTCCGCCGCGGTGACGCTGCTCGCCAGTTTTGTTCCCGTCCGGGCGGCCACCGGCGTCGTCCCGGCGATTACCTTGAGGGGGGAGTAA
- a CDS encoding ABC transporter ATP-binding protein — MQEIIVAKDLIKSYDGTQNVLDGLDFAIRPGEWTNIMGPSGSGKTTLLNIVSGLDKPTSGSISINGVDISRHSENELARFRRENLGLVFQQYHLMTFLTALENVMLAQHFHSVVDETEAKDVLAKVGLGHRLHHRPAHMSGGEQQRVCIARALVNRPKLLLADEPTGNLDQKNSKIVLDIFKELHAEGHTIVMVTHAEEIGKMGDRLLRLLDGRIIADICNSDRGSGEQHYCKAVNA, encoded by the coding sequence ATGCAAGAAATCATTGTCGCCAAAGATTTGATCAAGTCCTACGACGGCACGCAAAACGTGCTGGATGGCCTGGATTTCGCCATCCGTCCCGGCGAGTGGACCAACATTATGGGGCCGTCAGGCTCAGGAAAGACGACCCTGCTAAATATCGTGAGCGGTCTCGATAAACCCACCAGCGGCTCGATCAGCATCAACGGCGTGGACATCAGCCGCCATTCCGAAAACGAGCTGGCCCGTTTCCGCCGGGAAAACCTGGGGCTGGTGTTCCAGCAGTATCATCTGATGACTTTTTTGACTGCCCTGGAAAACGTGATGCTGGCCCAGCACTTCCACAGCGTGGTTGACGAAACGGAAGCCAAAGATGTTCTTGCCAAAGTCGGCCTTGGGCACCGCCTGCACCACCGCCCCGCCCATATGTCCGGCGGCGAGCAGCAGCGGGTCTGCATCGCCAGGGCGCTGGTCAACCGCCCGAAACTGCTGCTGGCTGACGAACCAACGGGCAACCTGGACCAGAAAAACAGTAAGATAGTGTTGGACATTTTTAAGGAACTGCATGCCGAAGGGCATACCATCGTCATGGTTACCCACGCCGAAGAGATCGGCAAGATGGGCGACCGTCTCCTGCGCCTTCTGGACGGCAGGATTATCGCCGATATCTGCAACAGCGACAGGGGAAGCGGGGAACAACACTACTGTAAGGCGGTGAATGCCTGA
- a CDS encoding FMN-binding protein: protein MSKKTKITLGIVAGVFAIGLIAFLPFAKVFLGDTASTATIPRGGPNPAWQDGIYIGRAVNQRGPVELEVMFENGKFHHIKALSHNDTSLIFDRVLRKLTRVMLIKNSTDVDGISGATVSSRGIIDAVNNAVQQATKTTNVPASTNVTEGS from the coding sequence ATGTCAAAAAAAACCAAGATTACTCTTGGCATTGTCGCCGGGGTATTCGCCATAGGCCTTATCGCGTTCTTGCCGTTTGCCAAGGTCTTCCTGGGTGATACCGCCTCTACAGCCACTATACCGCGCGGCGGTCCCAATCCCGCCTGGCAGGACGGCATATATATAGGCCGCGCCGTAAACCAGCGCGGGCCGGTGGAACTGGAAGTCATGTTCGAGAACGGCAAGTTTCACCACATAAAGGCCCTTAGCCATAACGACACGTCGCTCATTTTTGACCGGGTGCTGCGCAAGCTCACGCGGGTGATGCTGATCAAGAACTCCACCGATGTGGACGGCATTTCCGGCGCCACCGTCAGCAGCAGAGGCATCATTGATGCGGTAAATAACGCCGTGCAGCAGGCGACGAAGACAACGAATGTGCCGGCATCTACAAACGTAACTGAGGGCAGCTAA
- a CDS encoding transcriptional repressor, with amino-acid sequence MALQQAEIVLQDFLNTRELKLTEQRKLILDVLLKSRLHLTIEEIYSKSKERNPKIGLATVYRTVKILCECGLVSGFKHTDGTFRYELGHDYHEHLICTKCGRVIEVMDQNTEVLRAKVLSINNFKVLHSRLELYGICHKCS; translated from the coding sequence ATGGCACTGCAACAAGCGGAAATTGTTTTACAAGATTTTTTGAATACGAGAGAGCTGAAACTTACAGAACAACGAAAGCTGATCTTGGACGTACTTTTGAAGTCAAGGTTACATCTGACCATTGAAGAGATTTACAGCAAATCCAAGGAAAGAAACCCGAAGATCGGCTTGGCCACCGTGTACAGGACGGTTAAAATACTCTGCGAATGTGGTTTGGTCAGTGGCTTCAAGCATACTGACGGAACATTTCGGTATGAACTCGGTCATGACTACCATGAGCATCTAATATGTACTAAATGTGGGCGGGTTATTGAGGTTATGGACCAAAACACAGAAGTATTACGGGCCAAAGTTCTCTCCATAAATAACTTTAAAGTTTTACATTCGCGTTTAGAGCTGTACGGGATATGCCATAAGTGTTCTTGA
- a CDS encoding DUF1540 domain-containing protein → MTLPGVKCTVSNCKFWQQGERCNASAIEVNVDGGSSNAHASDQTNCHTFAPK, encoded by the coding sequence ATGACATTGCCAGGCGTAAAATGTACGGTGTCCAACTGTAAGTTCTGGCAGCAGGGTGAACGCTGCAACGCTTCGGCCATTGAGGTCAACGTTGACGGTGGCAGCTCGAACGCTCACGCGAGCGATCAGACTAATTGCCATACCTTTGCACCGAAATGA
- a CDS encoding SHOCT domain-containing protein produces the protein MGCDFGLSAGWFGMGFGLIANIAFAILAVVGIVWAFKHLSGKREGFSGNSSNALAILQQRYAKGELSGEEYQRMKKEIE, from the coding sequence ATGGGGTGCGACTTTGGTTTATCAGCAGGTTGGTTTGGAATGGGGTTTGGGTTAATTGCTAATATAGCTTTTGCCATTTTGGCGGTAGTTGGCATTGTTTGGGCGTTCAAGCATTTGTCCGGGAAGAGAGAAGGATTTAGTGGCAATAGTTCCAACGCCCTCGCGATTTTACAACAAAGATATGCCAAGGGTGAACTTTCCGGCGAAGAATATCAGCGCATGAAAAAGGAAATAGAATAG
- a CDS encoding response regulator transcription factor has translation MIPKTVLVVDDEQNMRDLIRIYLHRQGWSVREASNGLEALEIISRETVHLVILDIMMPGLDGWEVCRRIRETSNIPVLLLTARNATKDKIHGLNLGADDYLTKPFEMEELVARAHAILRRASSQDGTASEAVQFGEIAINLSSRQIKVNGNIVHLTPKEFELLLLLASNPDKVFSRETLLDRIWGIDFYGDFRTIDQHIKNIRDKLKKGGCTFNPIKTVWGFGYQMQRKS, from the coding sequence ATGATCCCGAAAACGGTCCTCGTTGTTGACGATGAGCAGAATATGCGTGATCTGATCAGAATTTACCTCCATAGACAGGGATGGTCTGTCAGGGAGGCGAGTAACGGCCTGGAGGCCCTGGAGATCATAAGTAGAGAAACAGTCCATCTTGTAATACTGGATATCATGATGCCCGGCTTGGATGGCTGGGAAGTGTGCAGAAGAATCCGGGAAACCAGCAATATCCCGGTCTTGTTACTGACGGCGAGAAATGCCACGAAGGATAAGATTCACGGGCTGAATCTCGGGGCGGATGATTATCTGACCAAACCTTTTGAGATGGAGGAACTTGTGGCGCGAGCACACGCGATTCTCCGGAGAGCTTCCTCGCAAGATGGCACGGCGAGTGAAGCTGTTCAGTTCGGAGAAATTGCCATCAACCTTTCGTCCAGGCAGATAAAGGTCAACGGCAATATTGTTCATTTAACGCCCAAAGAATTTGAACTGCTTCTCTTATTGGCAAGTAATCCTGATAAAGTATTCAGCAGGGAAACATTGCTGGACCGGATTTGGGGCATTGATTTTTATGGCGATTTTCGGACAATCGATCAGCACATAAAAAACATCCGGGACAAATTGAAAAAAGGCGGATGCACCTTTAATCCCATCAAAACGGTTTGGGGATTCGGGTATCAAATGCAGAGGAAATCGTGA
- a CDS encoding HAMP domain-containing sensor histidine kinase, producing the protein MLNSIVFKLGLSMVLLFLVVLFPMGYVLNAFLTNFYQQKAIDHLNDQTNKVISVIETSPERDLKNNLAVALKMADHKAVIYDASRRLSAISDFADDTAGVLQDQDWALLNSGTPVFKEWNAGNKSYRLVARPFYLRETFSGAVLIMSPVDEIQGTLAYIRSILLLAGLGAILMIFGFTNILVPQLSSPLLAMEKATRQIAKGNLDIKLNEQSQDELGSLARAINDLVADLKRIQDSRREFFANIAHELRTPLTYIEGYVKLLAETRESEEQRRVIPILVDETKRLKGLVDDLFELAQLEEGKIALTLEWVDLSEIIETSIEKVKLYAANKGITIRLTEEDVPILLLDGNRIQQVLINLLDNAIRYTNQGMITVNLKSIPEFIAVKIEDTGIGIPEEELPFIFERFHRVEKSRSRNYGGTGLGLAIVKKLVEIQGGQIEVASQLDVGTSFTLKFPKPAEERIK; encoded by the coding sequence ATGCTGAACAGCATAGTATTCAAGCTGGGGCTATCGATGGTTCTCTTGTTCCTGGTCGTGCTTTTTCCGATGGGCTATGTTTTGAACGCCTTTCTGACGAATTTTTACCAGCAGAAAGCGATAGACCATCTGAACGACCAAACCAATAAAGTAATCAGCGTTATAGAAACCAGCCCCGAACGGGACTTGAAGAACAATTTGGCTGTTGCCCTGAAAATGGCTGACCATAAGGCTGTCATCTACGATGCATCGCGGCGACTATCGGCTATTTCCGATTTTGCGGATGATACCGCCGGCGTCCTGCAGGACCAAGACTGGGCCTTGCTAAACTCCGGTACGCCGGTTTTCAAAGAGTGGAATGCAGGGAATAAAAGCTACCGCCTCGTTGCCAGACCATTCTACCTTCGAGAAACCTTTTCCGGCGCCGTACTGATAATGTCGCCGGTGGATGAAATCCAGGGTACACTGGCTTATATCAGGTCCATACTTCTGCTGGCCGGATTGGGAGCCATACTGATGATCTTCGGATTTACCAATATCCTGGTCCCCCAATTGTCCTCTCCGCTGCTGGCGATGGAAAAGGCAACACGGCAAATAGCGAAGGGCAATCTGGATATTAAATTGAACGAGCAATCGCAAGATGAGCTGGGTTCCCTGGCGCGGGCAATCAACGACCTTGTCGCCGATTTAAAGAGAATTCAAGACAGCCGCAGGGAATTTTTCGCGAATATCGCCCATGAACTGAGAACGCCTCTGACGTATATCGAAGGGTATGTCAAATTACTCGCCGAAACGCGGGAGTCGGAAGAGCAAAGAAGAGTTATACCGATTCTCGTTGATGAAACTAAGAGATTAAAAGGTTTGGTCGATGACCTGTTTGAATTAGCCCAGCTCGAAGAAGGCAAGATCGCCCTGACTTTAGAATGGGTGGATCTGTCCGAGATTATTGAGACATCTATTGAAAAAGTTAAGTTGTATGCGGCCAATAAGGGAATCACCATCAGGTTAACCGAAGAGGATGTTCCGATCCTCCTGCTGGATGGGAACCGCATCCAGCAGGTCTTAATTAACCTCCTTGACAACGCCATACGGTATACAAACCAGGGAATGATAACCGTCAACCTTAAAAGCATCCCTGAGTTTATTGCCGTAAAAATAGAAGATACGGGCATCGGCATCCCCGAGGAGGAGCTTCCCTTTATATTCGAGAGGTTCCACCGGGTTGAGAAATCACGCTCCAGAAATTACGGGGGGACGGGCCTTGGATTGGCAATCGTCAAAAAGCTGGTCGAAATTCAAGGCGGGCAAATTGAGGTCGCCAGTCAATTGGATGTAGGTACTTCTTTCACGCTGAAATTCCCTAAACCCGCCGAGGAGAGAATCAAATGA
- a CDS encoding cupredoxin domain-containing protein, with protein sequence MLVFITISIAIIVTGYVMSLTYRYREKLTCMAAMMIAMTVAMMSSILIGAVLGTLANGSLLLPTVTAVSTGMIAGYFTGKPVSLMAAIDGMMAGIMGGMMGAMLGVMVLYQLPEYMIAFVNLIFLVVMFFLVKLIREEAGVSENNGKAEVKEGNGNVLASKWYIIPVAFILLFFLAKLTDNGVLAPLNVFGSSAASTKESVVQTDSYARQNNGYQEVDIVVGQNRYTPGEIVVKASVPVKVNFKKAYDGGCLSSLVIQDFGIRQAVKKGITTVEFTPDKPGKYPFTCGMGMFGGYIKVET encoded by the coding sequence TTGCTCGTATTTATAACTATCTCCATTGCCATTATTGTGACAGGGTACGTAATGTCATTAACCTATCGGTACAGAGAAAAACTGACGTGTATGGCGGCCATGATGATTGCCATGACGGTCGCCATGATGTCAAGCATCTTGATTGGTGCGGTCCTCGGCACGCTCGCGAACGGAAGTTTACTGCTCCCGACTGTTACGGCAGTTTCCACAGGAATGATCGCCGGGTACTTTACCGGCAAACCCGTGAGTCTGATGGCCGCGATTGACGGCATGATGGCCGGAATCATGGGTGGCATGATGGGAGCCATGCTCGGTGTTATGGTTCTCTACCAATTGCCGGAGTATATGATTGCATTTGTCAACTTGATTTTTCTAGTGGTCATGTTCTTTTTGGTAAAGCTGATTCGTGAGGAAGCCGGCGTCAGTGAGAATAACGGCAAGGCAGAGGTAAAAGAGGGCAACGGTAATGTTTTGGCTAGCAAGTGGTATATTATCCCTGTTGCCTTCATTCTGTTGTTCTTCCTGGCTAAACTTACGGATAACGGAGTCTTGGCTCCGCTAAATGTTTTTGGCTCCTCGGCGGCATCAACGAAGGAATCCGTCGTCCAGACTGATAGTTATGCCCGACAGAATAACGGCTACCAAGAGGTCGATATAGTAGTCGGACAAAACAGGTACACACCTGGGGAAATCGTAGTGAAAGCAAGTGTTCCGGTGAAGGTTAACTTTAAGAAGGCTTATGACGGCGGCTGCCTGTCTAGTCTGGTCATACAGGACTTTGGTATCCGGCAAGCCGTGAAAAAGGGTATAACCACCGTAGAATTCACTCCCGATAAACCTGGCAAATATCCGTTCACTTGCGGCATGGGAATGTTCGGGGGATATATAAAGGTTGAAACGTGA
- a CDS encoding class I SAM-dependent methyltransferase, whose translation MEKSTEVIRKRYNRTALFYDAMDWMIPSRLRKQAVELAKGEVLEVGVGTGSNLSYYPPGCRVTGIDFSPGMLAKARKKASRAKVPVTLLEMDAEHMEFPDKAFDTVIATCVFCSVPDPVQGLREVRRVCKQGGQIILLEHVRSENPFMGAVMDFLNPVSLYLIGSNINRRTVQNVLEAGIHIDKVENVFGKIVKLVVASP comes from the coding sequence GTGGAAAAAAGTACCGAGGTTATCAGGAAACGATACAACCGCACAGCTCTTTTTTACGACGCCATGGATTGGATGATACCGTCAAGATTGCGCAAGCAAGCGGTCGAATTAGCCAAGGGAGAAGTCCTGGAAGTCGGGGTCGGGACTGGCAGCAATTTATCCTATTACCCGCCCGGCTGCCGGGTGACCGGCATTGACTTCAGTCCAGGCATGCTGGCCAAGGCCAGGAAAAAAGCGAGTCGGGCTAAAGTTCCTGTGACTTTGCTGGAAATGGATGCCGAGCACATGGAATTTCCTGATAAAGCCTTTGACACGGTGATAGCAACCTGCGTTTTCTGCTCCGTTCCCGATCCTGTCCAGGGCTTGCGGGAGGTGCGTCGCGTTTGCAAACAAGGGGGCCAGATAATACTATTGGAGCATGTGCGGAGTGAAAATCCCTTCATGGGGGCTGTGATGGATTTTTTGAACCCTGTATCGCTGTACCTTATCGGCTCAAATATAAATCGCCGTACCGTCCAGAATGTTCTTGAAGCCGGCATCCATATCGATAAAGTCGAAAATGTCTTCGGCAAAATCGTGAAGCTGGTTGTGGCGAGTCCCTAA